In Leisingera sp. NJS204, the following are encoded in one genomic region:
- a CDS encoding M24 family metallopeptidase has protein sequence MTGLAVFKDERKRTFLNAEGADKPLKSPIGQDVLDRARAYRLQRLRDEMARQDVAGLLLYDPVNIRYAFDCSNMSIWTAHNPIRYALILNGGPGIMFEFKGCEHLNDGLPGIDEVRNAIGWMFMCAGDKAADRLSPWAAEIADLIKQYGGGNLRLGVDRMEPDGVHALSEHGLQVIDGGQITETARAIKSADEIDLMRWTIRVCEAGMARIYEHSVPGVTEQELWAHLHFENARSGGEWLETKLLTCGPNTNPWYKECSSRECREGEMISFDTDMIGPYGYCADLSRSWTCGYVPMTDTQKRLYTAARAQIEHNMALLQPGLSFAGFNAKSWQIPDAYQPYRYSLAAHGVGMADEWPVVPLHVDFDGAHGGQFEENMVICIESLIGEKGSESVKLETQVLVTADRPVRLDTFPWEM, from the coding sequence ATGACCGGGCTGGCTGTTTTCAAGGACGAGCGCAAACGCACTTTCCTCAATGCGGAAGGTGCAGACAAACCGCTGAAGTCACCGATCGGCCAGGATGTTCTGGACCGCGCCCGCGCCTACCGCCTGCAACGGCTGCGGGACGAGATGGCACGCCAGGACGTGGCGGGCCTCCTGCTCTATGACCCGGTCAATATCCGCTATGCGTTCGACTGTTCCAACATGTCGATCTGGACCGCCCATAACCCGATCCGCTATGCGCTGATCCTGAACGGCGGCCCCGGCATCATGTTCGAATTCAAGGGCTGCGAGCATCTGAACGATGGCTTGCCCGGCATTGACGAGGTCAGGAACGCCATCGGCTGGATGTTCATGTGCGCTGGTGACAAGGCCGCGGACAGACTGTCCCCCTGGGCGGCGGAGATCGCGGATCTGATCAAGCAATACGGCGGCGGCAACCTGCGGCTGGGCGTCGACCGGATGGAACCCGACGGCGTGCATGCGCTGTCTGAGCACGGCCTTCAGGTCATCGACGGCGGTCAGATTACCGAGACCGCCCGCGCCATCAAATCGGCAGACGAGATCGATCTGATGCGCTGGACCATCCGCGTCTGCGAGGCCGGCATGGCGCGGATCTACGAGCATTCGGTGCCCGGTGTCACCGAACAGGAGCTGTGGGCGCATCTGCATTTCGAGAATGCGCGCTCGGGCGGCGAATGGCTGGAAACCAAGCTTCTCACCTGCGGGCCCAACACCAACCCCTGGTACAAGGAATGCTCATCTCGCGAATGCCGCGAGGGAGAGATGATCTCATTCGATACCGACATGATCGGCCCCTATGGCTATTGCGCGGATCTCTCGCGCAGCTGGACCTGCGGCTATGTGCCGATGACAGACACCCAGAAGCGGCTGTACACCGCGGCACGGGCGCAGATCGAACACAACATGGCGCTGCTGCAGCCGGGTCTGAGTTTCGCAGGGTTCAACGCCAAAAGCTGGCAGATCCCGGACGCCTATCAACCCTACCGTTACTCATTGGCAGCCCATGGCGTCGGCATGGCTGACGAATGGCCGGTGGTGCCGCTGCATGTGGACTTTGACGGCGCCCACGGCGGTCAGTTCGAGGAAAACATGGTGATCTGCATTGAAAGCCTGATCGGCGAGAAAGGATCCGAGTCGGTCAAGCTGGAAACCCAGGTACTGGTCACCGCGGACCGGCCGGTGCGGCTCGACACGTTTCCCTGGGAGATGTGA
- a CDS encoding IS5 family transposase (programmed frameshift), whose amino-acid sequence METSLARDLMTDEEWAFFEHFILAIRAAIGRKPANHRLVLDGIFWISRTGSPWRDLPEEFGKWSSVYRQFRRWTLAGLWEDILDALNQSRAVPDALQMVDSTVIRAHHQAAGGKRGTPEQGFGRSRGGFSTKIHLRVNAHGLPMRTEITPGQTSDYLGFDLVMADNLPEPKVLLADRGYDADRIRENMNERIIQPQIPMRKTRKMRVGVDHTLYRLRNMVERCFNKLKNARRVATRYDKTAESFLGFIDITSIRLWFRHLST is encoded by the exons ATGGAGACCAGCTTGGCACGAGATCTGATGACGGATGAGGAATGGGCGTTTTTTGAACACTTCATCCTCGCTATCCGCGCTGCAATCGGGCGCAAACCGGCCAACCACCGCCTTGTTCTGGATGGGATTTTCTGGATATCCAGAACCGGGTCCCCGTGGCGGGACCTACCTGAGGAGTTCGGCAAATGGTCCAGCGTTTACCGCCAGTTCAGGCGCTGGACCCTGGCAGGGCTTTGGGAGGATATCCTGGATGCCCTGAACCAGAGCAGAGCCGTCCCCGACGCCCTGCAAATGGTTGATAGCACCGTGATCCGCGCGCACCACCAAGCCGCTGGCG GCAAAAGGGGGACTCCGGAACAGGGTTTTGGCCGCTCAAGAGGTGGGTTTTCGACCAAGATCCACCTCCGCGTCAACGCGCACGGGTTGCCAATGAGAACCGAGATCACGCCGGGGCAAACGTCAGATTACCTTGGCTTTGATCTTGTCATGGCTGACAACCTGCCCGAGCCGAAAGTGCTGCTGGCAGATCGTGGATATGACGCTGATCGCATTCGGGAAAACATGAACGAGCGCATTATCCAGCCGCAAATCCCGATGCGAAAGACCCGCAAGATGCGTGTTGGAGTGGATCATACGCTTTACCGGCTGCGCAATATGGTCGAACGGTGCTTCAACAAGCTCAAGAACGCGCGCCGTGTCGCAACCCGTTATGACAAAACTGCTGAGAGTTTTCTGGGTTTCATCGACATCACGTCAATCCGCCTATGGTTCCGCCATTTGTCAACATGA
- a CDS encoding LysR family transcriptional regulator, with protein MKLPPLNALRAFECAARTGSFSAAGAEQGVSSAAVSMQVKNLEDWLGLKLFIRRANQVRLTDAGRDYYQKAALSLAEIASFTQALTEGRGHRPLVISATPALAQLWLPERLKIFSGVRPDVPVRLRIEDDSIDLEAEGIDARLSYGGEHPDYRTQEMFKDRLVPVGIDPGADMRTAPLVEVSWGETISSVPGWRQYFVQHGIARENPVAAVIAQSVPSVVPLVQAGLGIALLPEQVVSGEIRAGRLHRLDGPALAMPRPYVLVTAHYKSRSRRLRTLAEALGVR; from the coding sequence ATGAAACTGCCGCCTCTGAATGCGCTTCGCGCCTTTGAATGCGCCGCCCGGACCGGGAGTTTTTCGGCTGCGGGCGCGGAGCAAGGGGTGAGTTCGGCGGCGGTGTCGATGCAGGTGAAAAACCTTGAGGACTGGCTGGGGCTGAAGCTGTTCATCCGCCGTGCGAACCAGGTGCGGCTGACCGATGCGGGGCGTGATTATTACCAGAAGGCGGCGCTGTCGCTGGCAGAGATTGCTAGTTTCACCCAAGCGCTGACCGAGGGCCGCGGGCACCGTCCGCTGGTGATTTCGGCCACACCTGCACTGGCGCAGCTGTGGCTGCCGGAACGGCTGAAGATCTTCTCGGGCGTGCGCCCGGATGTGCCTGTACGGCTTCGGATCGAGGATGACAGTATCGACCTTGAGGCTGAGGGCATTGATGCCCGGCTGTCTTATGGCGGGGAGCATCCGGATTACCGGACACAGGAAATGTTCAAGGACCGTTTGGTGCCGGTTGGCATTGATCCGGGGGCGGATATGCGGACAGCGCCGCTGGTGGAGGTAAGCTGGGGAGAGACGATTTCGTCGGTTCCCGGCTGGCGGCAGTATTTCGTGCAGCACGGGATTGCCCGCGAAAACCCTGTGGCAGCGGTGATTGCGCAGTCGGTGCCGTCAGTCGTGCCGCTGGTGCAGGCGGGACTGGGTATTGCACTGCTGCCCGAGCAGGTGGTGAGCGGGGAAATCCGCGCGGGCAGGCTGCACCGGCTGGACGGGCCGGCGCTGGCCATGCCGCGGCCCTATGTGCTGGTTACCGCGCATTACAAGTCGCGCTCACGGCGATTGCGGACGCTTGCAGAGGCGCTGGGCGTCCGATAA
- a CDS encoding polyamine aminopropyltransferase, whose amino-acid sequence MTEASSLNRYQDLPRRQGAILLGSILVVALCGIVYELIIGTVSSYLLGNSVYQFSLTIGFFMFAMGVGSYVSRFINGNLIQAFVRVEIILALVGGLCSISLFMLFPMAPWFYTVGMFTFISAIGFLVGLEIPLLTRVLSEGSTVRESISGVLSLDYLGALLGSVMFPLLLLPSLGLISSSFAIGLTNAAVALLNVLWLRDHLDAPRRMMGYVLAAVALLFGLTLSAGWITAFAQDHLYFDRIVWRKQSQYQTLVVTNTWKTNDVRLYIDGHLQFSEADEYRYHEALVHPVMSWGKPAKNVLVLGGGDGLAIREILKHPSVERIDLVDLDPAMTDLGRDFAPVVRLNKGSMQASQLHVYNQDAFLFVKETDQRYDRIIIDFPDPHNEALSKLYSVEFYAMVAAVLTEDGTLVTQSSSPFFSPHTYWTVSETLKAVFPEVANYQIPIPSFGIWGFNLASRTENQPQIPFPEDLRSLKTKDFEAAKVFATDLLPQRPVQVNSIFSPVIYQEYALDLAQ is encoded by the coding sequence ATGACGGAGGCATCCAGCCTGAACCGTTATCAGGATTTACCCCGGAGACAGGGCGCAATTCTTCTGGGTTCGATCCTTGTGGTGGCATTGTGCGGGATCGTCTATGAGCTGATTATTGGGACCGTCTCCAGCTATCTGCTTGGCAACTCAGTTTATCAGTTTTCGCTGACAATCGGGTTCTTTATGTTCGCCATGGGGGTTGGGTCATATGTTTCACGTTTCATCAATGGAAACCTGATCCAGGCCTTTGTCCGGGTAGAGATTATTCTGGCCCTGGTTGGCGGGCTGTGCAGCATCTCCCTTTTCATGCTCTTTCCGATGGCACCCTGGTTTTATACAGTGGGAATGTTCACCTTCATCTCGGCTATCGGGTTTCTGGTCGGGCTTGAAATTCCTTTGCTGACCCGGGTTCTGTCGGAAGGCTCCACAGTCCGGGAGTCGATTTCAGGCGTGCTGTCACTAGACTATCTTGGCGCGCTGCTCGGGTCAGTGATGTTTCCACTGCTGCTACTGCCCTCATTGGGACTGATTTCGTCATCTTTTGCAATCGGCCTGACCAATGCAGCAGTTGCCCTTCTGAACGTATTGTGGTTGCGCGACCATTTGGATGCTCCCCGGCGTATGATGGGCTATGTGCTGGCCGCAGTGGCCTTGCTGTTCGGCCTGACTCTGTCTGCAGGCTGGATCACAGCCTTTGCCCAGGACCATCTCTATTTCGACCGCATCGTCTGGCGCAAACAATCACAATATCAGACGCTGGTTGTGACAAACACCTGGAAGACAAACGATGTGCGCCTCTATATTGATGGGCATTTGCAGTTTTCTGAGGCCGATGAATACCGCTACCACGAAGCTTTGGTGCATCCGGTGATGTCTTGGGGCAAACCGGCAAAAAACGTTCTGGTCCTGGGGGGCGGAGATGGGCTGGCGATTCGGGAAATTCTAAAGCACCCAAGTGTTGAGCGCATTGACCTGGTGGATCTCGACCCTGCAATGACGGACTTGGGGAGAGACTTTGCGCCGGTGGTCCGCTTGAACAAGGGCAGCATGCAGGCCTCGCAGCTGCACGTCTACAATCAGGATGCCTTTCTTTTTGTTAAAGAAACGGACCAGCGGTACGACCGGATCATTATCGACTTCCCAGACCCCCACAACGAAGCTCTGTCCAAGCTCTATTCTGTGGAATTCTATGCTATGGTCGCTGCGGTCCTGACCGAAGATGGTACGCTTGTGACTCAAAGCAGCTCTCCGTTCTTTTCGCCGCACACCTATTGGACTGTTTCTGAGACCCTCAAAGCGGTTTTTCCCGAAGTTGCGAATTACCAAATCCCGATTCCATCGTTTGGCATCTGGGGTTTCAATTTGGCCAGCCGTACTGAAAATCAACCGCAAATCCCTTTCCCAGAGGATCTAAGGTCTTTGAAAACCAAAGACTTCGAAGCCGCCAAGGTTTTCGCGACAGATTTGCTACCCCAGCGCCCCGTTCAAGTGAATTCAATTTTTAGCCCAGTCATCTATCAGGAATACGCGCTCGACTTGGCGCAATAA
- a CDS encoding TrkH family potassium uptake protein — MLDLRPVGYVIGLLVVILGAMMLFPLLVDLLDGRGEWHVFLESALFTILVGGLLALSCANGVREGLSIRQTFLLTTTVWLALPLFGAIPLMLGATELRFVDAFFEAMSGLTTTGSTVISGLDDLPRGLLLWRGILQWLGGIGIIVVAMVFLPELRVGGMQIFKSESFDTFGKILPRAQAIAKQISLIYVSLTMACMLVYMVMGMGPFDALVHSMTTIATGGFANYDTSFGAFAGPVEYAAAIFMILAALPFVRYVQLINGHGTPMLRDSQIRGFMMTLGILVAVAAGVLYYANPHSGEQALRSALFNITSIMSGTGYASADYMQWGSFLVMIFFFTGLIGGCAGSTACSVKVFRYQLLLASIRTQIQRIRSPHGVFFTRYEGRPVDAEVLSSVISFFMFFVVTLGVVAWALALTGLDFVTAVSGAATAVANIGPGLGDTIGPAGNFSTLNDPAKWILSAAMLIGRLELMAVYAMLTVRFWRS; from the coding sequence ATGTTGGATCTCCGCCCGGTTGGATATGTCATCGGCCTTTTGGTCGTCATCTTGGGAGCGATGATGCTGTTCCCGCTGCTGGTCGATCTGCTGGATGGCCGCGGTGAATGGCATGTGTTTCTGGAAAGTGCGCTCTTCACCATTCTGGTCGGCGGGCTGCTGGCCTTAAGCTGCGCCAACGGGGTGCGGGAAGGGCTGAGCATCCGCCAGACCTTTTTGCTGACCACCACCGTGTGGCTGGCGCTGCCGCTGTTCGGGGCAATCCCGCTGATGCTGGGGGCAACCGAGCTGCGCTTTGTCGATGCGTTCTTCGAGGCGATGTCAGGGCTGACCACCACCGGATCAACAGTGATTTCTGGGCTGGACGACCTGCCGCGCGGGCTGTTGCTGTGGCGCGGCATCCTGCAATGGCTGGGCGGTATCGGCATCATTGTTGTGGCGATGGTGTTCCTGCCCGAGCTGCGGGTCGGCGGGATGCAGATCTTTAAATCTGAAAGCTTTGACACCTTTGGCAAAATCCTGCCCCGCGCGCAGGCGATCGCCAAGCAGATCTCGTTGATCTACGTGTCGCTGACCATGGCCTGCATGCTGGTCTACATGGTAATGGGGATGGGGCCGTTTGATGCGCTGGTGCATTCCATGACCACCATCGCCACCGGCGGTTTTGCCAATTACGACACCTCTTTCGGGGCCTTTGCGGGACCGGTGGAATATGCGGCGGCGATTTTCATGATCCTCGCGGCGCTGCCGTTTGTGCGCTATGTGCAGCTGATCAACGGCCATGGCACGCCGATGCTGCGGGACAGCCAGATCCGCGGTTTTATGATGACGCTGGGCATTCTGGTCGCTGTGGCAGCCGGGGTTCTGTATTACGCCAATCCGCACAGCGGGGAACAGGCGCTGCGCTCGGCCCTGTTCAACATCACCTCGATCATGTCCGGCACCGGCTATGCCAGTGCGGATTACATGCAGTGGGGCAGCTTTCTGGTGATGATCTTCTTCTTCACCGGGCTGATCGGCGGCTGTGCGGGATCAACCGCCTGTTCCGTCAAGGTCTTTCGCTACCAGTTGCTGCTGGCCTCGATCAGAACGCAGATCCAGCGCATCCGGTCGCCGCATGGGGTGTTTTTCACCCGCTACGAGGGGCGCCCGGTGGACGCTGAGGTGCTCAGTTCGGTTATCTCATTCTTCATGTTCTTTGTAGTTACGCTGGGCGTTGTAGCCTGGGCGCTGGCGCTGACCGGCCTGGATTTTGTGACCGCGGTGTCCGGCGCCGCGACGGCGGTGGCCAATATCGGTCCCGGTTTGGGCGATACCATCGGGCCGGCGGGTAATTTTTCAACGCTTAATGATCCGGCAAAATGGATCCTGAGCGCGGCGATGCTGATCGGGCGGCTGGAGCTGATGGCGGTCTACGCAATGCTGACGGTTCGCTTTTGGCGCAGCTGA
- a CDS encoding rhomboid family intramembrane serine protease, whose translation MIHKVGYFLLVSPASLGFNILILWAYLYLGPVSGTVGLQSFAELLAGVLRHGSVLHLAVNALIIALAGWQVEPRLGHMGTVLLMLACTVLGTGAELVIVGPGFAGASGVAYGLGSYAALSVASKKQRPWLLLWGAVLLAAELHFADESLAIYSHAVSAALGGVFFMFENLFGTKAPALKPMVLNHLSRVVEIIAQTDEDDAAEAEAAMLSQGVSNMFILKQGSSILGVTGYTPDTEADGVAWLSWTYLDQDCAGQGLGRQMMSDLLQKLTDSQMRKLFIETSDYAEDGEQIYAAAHRMYEEFGADLEVRVPDYHEPGEAKMIYALVNHEQAAPPAPELKVSNGIRFTGAEKAPEGDKVAGLKWQETGKGLEGAEAVLADAAVNGARMAVLVLPSDLSTANSAALQSQGFKFCGSLKDFYSLGLQQDWWTCSLPPKDKDCPAFYTEN comes from the coding sequence ATGATACACAAAGTTGGTTACTTTCTTCTGGTTTCACCGGCATCCCTCGGGTTCAACATATTGATACTTTGGGCGTATCTCTACCTTGGGCCAGTCTCAGGCACAGTAGGGCTGCAGAGCTTTGCTGAGCTTTTGGCAGGCGTGTTGCGTCACGGATCGGTGCTCCATTTGGCCGTCAACGCTTTGATCATCGCCTTGGCAGGATGGCAGGTAGAGCCACGCCTCGGCCATATGGGCACTGTATTATTAATGCTTGCATGCACTGTGTTGGGGACAGGGGCGGAACTCGTCATTGTTGGACCCGGCTTTGCGGGAGCCTCTGGTGTGGCCTATGGGCTTGGCAGCTACGCTGCTCTGTCAGTGGCGTCCAAGAAACAGCGCCCCTGGTTGCTGCTTTGGGGCGCGGTGCTGCTTGCAGCCGAGTTGCATTTCGCCGATGAAAGCCTCGCAATTTATTCCCACGCTGTTTCTGCCGCCCTGGGAGGGGTATTCTTTATGTTCGAAAATCTCTTTGGCACCAAAGCACCCGCGCTGAAGCCTATGGTGCTCAACCACCTTTCCCGCGTGGTTGAAATCATTGCACAAACGGATGAAGACGACGCGGCAGAAGCAGAGGCCGCAATGCTCAGCCAGGGTGTCAGCAATATGTTCATTCTTAAGCAGGGCAGCAGCATTCTTGGTGTGACTGGATATACTCCGGATACCGAAGCCGATGGCGTTGCATGGTTGTCCTGGACTTATCTGGACCAGGACTGCGCCGGCCAGGGGCTGGGGCGGCAGATGATGTCAGACTTGCTGCAGAAACTGACAGACAGTCAGATGCGAAAGCTCTTCATTGAAACCAGTGACTACGCGGAAGACGGTGAACAGATCTATGCAGCCGCGCACCGTATGTATGAAGAGTTTGGTGCGGATCTGGAAGTAAGGGTGCCGGATTACCATGAACCGGGAGAAGCCAAGATGATCTATGCGCTGGTCAACCATGAACAGGCCGCCCCGCCCGCACCAGAGCTGAAGGTTTCCAATGGGATCCGGTTCACCGGGGCCGAAAAAGCGCCGGAAGGAGACAAGGTAGCTGGTCTAAAATGGCAGGAAACGGGTAAAGGCCTAGAGGGGGCAGAAGCCGTTCTGGCAGATGCTGCAGTCAATGGCGCACGCATGGCTGTGCTGGTGCTGCCATCGGATCTTTCAACGGCAAATAGTGCAGCTCTTCAATCACAAGGGTTCAAATTTTGCGGCAGCCTGAAAGATTTTTACAGTTTGGGGTTGCAGCAAGATTGGTGGACATGCTCATTGCCCCCGAAAGATAAAGACTGCCCCGCATTTTACACAGAGAACTGA
- a CDS encoding HalD/BesD family halogenase gives MRDILDLDRYPLDRPGSPEWQALVDRCRAELAADGMFSLDGLMKTEVAQGAADALQGKFKTESFHHKREHNVYFKDTVEGLAPDHPALKKVETSNFTLCADQFPDSPVLRLYDWPPFAAFLAATMDKPALYTMDDPLARLNIMSYGAEQALNWHFDRSEFTTTMLLQAPDAGGEFIYSPELRSDDDPNYEGVERLLAGKDPNMRAITLAPGTLNIFRGKNSPHRVGTVKGHKTRVIAVFTFYERPGVRFTDAENIGFYGRAS, from the coding sequence ATGCGCGATATTCTCGATCTCGACCGCTACCCGCTCGACCGCCCCGGCAGCCCCGAATGGCAGGCCCTGGTGGACCGCTGCCGCGCCGAGCTGGCTGCGGACGGCATGTTCAGCCTGGACGGTCTGATGAAGACGGAAGTGGCCCAAGGCGCCGCAGATGCGCTGCAGGGCAAGTTTAAGACCGAGAGCTTCCACCACAAGCGCGAACACAACGTCTACTTCAAAGACACGGTTGAGGGGCTGGCGCCGGACCATCCGGCGCTCAAAAAAGTTGAGACCTCCAATTTCACCCTCTGCGCCGACCAGTTCCCGGACTCGCCGGTGCTGCGGCTCTATGACTGGCCGCCCTTTGCCGCGTTCCTGGCCGCCACCATGGACAAGCCCGCGCTTTACACCATGGACGACCCTCTGGCGCGGCTGAACATCATGTCCTATGGGGCCGAGCAGGCGCTGAACTGGCATTTCGACCGCTCCGAGTTCACCACCACCATGCTGCTGCAAGCACCGGATGCGGGCGGTGAGTTCATCTACAGCCCCGAGCTGCGCAGCGATGACGACCCTAATTATGAGGGCGTCGAGCGGCTGCTGGCAGGCAAAGATCCCAACATGCGCGCCATCACCCTGGCCCCCGGCACCCTCAACATCTTCCGCGGCAAAAACTCCCCCCACCGGGTGGGCACTGTGAAAGGGCACAAGACGCGGGTGATCGCCGTCTTCACCTTCTACGAACGCCCCGGCGTGCGGTTCACCGACGCGGAGAACATTGGCTTTTACGGGCGCGCCTCATGA
- the folE2 gene encoding GTP cyclohydrolase FolE2, producing the protein MNIHNRDAAEAPDREAAAAALDVLRAWAGTVTETEIAQLDPAVARLLPGREVGNYPDLSRHYPEDFTSDEAYRATLPDLQNGPTSLIRGAQEQIQHVGISNFRLPIRFHTRDDGDLTLETSVTGTVSLDAGKKGINMSRIMRTFYKHAERTFSFEVMAAALDDYLSDLDSPDARIQMRFSFPARVQSLRSGLSGYQYYDFALELVDHDGVREKIMHMDYVYSSTCPCSLELSEHARQSRGQLATPHSQRSVARISLQSVPGSDCLWFEDLIELCRQAVPTETQVMVKREDEQAFAELNAANPIFVEDAARLFCEALQGDARIGDFRVVASHQESLHSHDAVSVLTQGPLFKAMSLDPKLFSTLIHQG; encoded by the coding sequence ATGAACATTCACAACCGCGACGCTGCCGAGGCGCCGGACCGCGAGGCGGCTGCCGCCGCGCTGGATGTGCTGCGTGCCTGGGCCGGCACTGTGACCGAGACCGAGATCGCCCAGCTGGACCCGGCGGTGGCGCGGCTGCTGCCCGGCCGTGAAGTGGGCAACTACCCGGATCTGTCGCGTCACTACCCCGAAGATTTCACGTCGGACGAGGCCTACCGCGCCACGCTGCCCGACTTGCAGAACGGTCCGACCAGCCTGATCCGCGGCGCGCAAGAGCAGATCCAGCATGTGGGGATTTCAAATTTCCGCCTGCCGATCCGGTTCCACACCCGCGATGACGGCGATCTGACGCTGGAAACCAGCGTGACCGGCACCGTCAGCTTGGATGCCGGCAAGAAGGGCATCAACATGTCCCGGATCATGCGCACCTTTTATAAACACGCCGAGCGCACCTTCAGTTTCGAGGTGATGGCCGCAGCGCTGGATGATTACCTGAGCGACCTGGACAGTCCCGATGCGCGCATTCAGATGCGGTTCTCCTTTCCTGCGCGGGTTCAAAGCCTGCGGTCCGGCCTCAGCGGCTATCAGTATTACGATTTCGCGCTGGAATTGGTGGACCATGACGGCGTGCGCGAAAAGATCATGCATATGGACTATGTCTATTCCTCGACCTGCCCCTGTTCACTGGAGCTGTCAGAGCACGCCCGCCAGTCGCGCGGCCAGCTGGCGACGCCGCATTCGCAGCGCTCGGTGGCGCGTATTTCGCTGCAGTCGGTGCCGGGCAGCGACTGCCTGTGGTTCGAAGACCTGATCGAACTGTGCCGCCAGGCGGTGCCGACCGAGACGCAGGTTATGGTCAAGCGCGAGGATGAACAGGCCTTTGCCGAGCTGAACGCTGCCAACCCGATCTTTGTCGAGGATGCGGCGCGTTTGTTTTGCGAGGCGCTGCAGGGCGATGCGCGAATCGGCGATTTCCGGGTGGTGGCCAGCCATCAGGAAAGCCTGCACAGCCACGACGCGGTCAGCGTGCTGACCCAGGGTCCGCTGTTCAAGGCGATGAGCCTGGATCCGAAACTGTTCTCGACCCTGATCCACCAAGGATAG